Proteins encoded in a region of the Nitrospirota bacterium genome:
- the pyrE gene encoding orotate phosphoribosyltransferase has product MKKRLIQLVYEKAFRYSEEPTFKLVSGRMSNYYFNCKTVTLHPEGMYLIGNIIFDMIKASGAQGIGGLTLGADPIADAVAYTSYLKKNSVEAFVCRKTAKAHGTMQWIEGNVAAGDKVVIVDDVITTGKSTIEAITKAKEGGLEVVKVIALVDRQEGGKENIEALGYKVDTVVTRDEVMELYRGMIGS; this is encoded by the coding sequence ATGAAAAAAAGACTTATTCAACTTGTCTACGAAAAGGCATTCAGATACAGCGAGGAGCCGACCTTCAAGCTCGTATCAGGAAGGATGAGCAATTACTATTTCAACTGCAAGACCGTTACGCTCCATCCCGAAGGCATGTATCTCATCGGAAACATCATCTTCGATATGATCAAGGCTTCAGGAGCGCAAGGCATCGGCGGCCTTACCCTCGGTGCTGATCCCATTGCAGATGCCGTAGCGTACACGTCGTATCTGAAGAAGAACTCTGTCGAGGCATTTGTCTGCCGCAAGACAGCCAAAGCCCACGGTACCATGCAGTGGATAGAGGGGAATGTAGCGGCAGGGGACAAGGTCGTTATCGTTGACGATGTGATCACCACCGGCAAGTCAACGATCGAAGCTATCACCAAGGCAAAAGAGGGCGGCCTCGAGGTCGTTAAGGTCATCGCGCTTGTGGACAGGCAGGAGGGCGGCAAGGAGAATATCGAGGCCCTCGGATACAAGGTCGATACGGTCGTGACCAGGGATGAAGTGATGGAGCTTTACCGCGGGATGATCGGATCATAA
- a CDS encoding HAD hydrolase-like protein, whose protein sequence is MKFILFDIDGTLIDSGGAGVRSLNHAFEELFSVGDAFGSIRMAGKTDLQILTEGLNLHNISSSNGVVPEFFESYISHLRKTIDATEGHVKAGIREALAEIEKRDDCMLGLLTGNIERGAMIKLETFDLDRYFEMGAYGDDDADRNRLLPVACEKLRKSKALDIDYRDCIVIGDTPRDIECAKPYGAYSIAVATGPYSYSLLSETAADMVFHDLSDTDRLLSLLKSW, encoded by the coding sequence ATGAAATTCATACTGTTTGATATAGACGGAACGCTTATAGACTCGGGCGGCGCAGGCGTCAGGTCGCTGAACCATGCATTTGAAGAGCTCTTTTCAGTTGGCGATGCGTTTGGTTCCATACGCATGGCAGGGAAAACAGACCTCCAGATACTGACTGAGGGACTGAACCTGCACAACATCTCAAGTTCAAACGGAGTTGTTCCTGAATTTTTCGAAAGCTATATATCGCATCTCAGGAAGACCATTGATGCAACAGAAGGCCACGTGAAGGCCGGCATACGGGAAGCGCTCGCTGAGATCGAAAAGAGGGACGATTGCATGCTCGGACTTCTCACCGGCAACATTGAACGGGGCGCAATGATAAAACTTGAGACCTTTGATCTGGACAGATACTTTGAAATGGGTGCATACGGCGATGATGATGCTGACCGGAACAGGCTCCTCCCTGTAGCGTGCGAAAAGCTCCGGAAAAGCAAAGCTCTTGATATTGATTACAGGGACTGTATTGTTATCGGCGACACGCCAAGAGATATTGAGTGTGCCAAGCCCTATGGTGCCTATTCGATTGCAGTTGCAACCGGCCCCTATTCATACAGCTTACTTTCCGAAACGGCAGCAGATATGGTCTTTCACGATCTCTCTGACACAGACAGATTGCTCAGCCTGCTGAAGAGTTGGTAG
- the uvrB gene encoding excinuclease ABC subunit UvrB gives MTSFKISTPFEPGGDQPEAIRRLTDGVKKGRQHQVLLGVTGSGKTFTIAQVIAKLGRPALIMAHNKTLAAQLYGEFKELFPYNAVEFFVSYYDYYQPEAYLPTTDTYIEKDALINDDIDRLRHSATRAVLERRDVIVVASVSCIYGIGSPQDYRDMHLYLEESMQTERDAVLDRLVEIQYNRTDMDFKRGSFRVRGDVVEIYPSFAQDRAIRLEFFGDTIDAISEIDPLSGNRIRKMEKIALFPNSHWLTPRDRLETALKNIEQEMKGQVEKFLQQGKIIEARRIEERTRFDMEMLKEFNYCHGIENYSRHLSGRAAGAAPYTLMHYFPEDFLMVLDESHATVPQIRGMYEGDRSRKQTLIDFGFRLPSALDNRPLKFDEFAAKVGQAIYVSATPAPYEVEKSGSRIIEQIIRPTGLLDPRPSVRPVSGQVQDLLGEIRTRAEKNERVLVTTLTKKMAEDLTDYYLELGVRTRYLHSDIDTLERVEIIRDLRLGKFDVLVGVNLLREGLDLPEVSLVAILDADKEGFLRSERSLIQTTGRAARNVNGEVIFYADKVTGSMKKALDETNRRRMIQEAHNRKMGITPETIKSSIKDIAASIYEADYWSVPLAAEEEAEYGVDEGTLKRLDAEMREAAKKLDFERAAVIRDKIKEIKKKMLEIGVKSS, from the coding sequence ATGACCTCATTCAAAATCTCCACGCCATTTGAGCCTGGAGGTGACCAGCCTGAGGCTATCAGGAGGCTCACGGATGGGGTGAAGAAAGGCAGGCAGCATCAGGTCCTGCTTGGCGTTACCGGATCAGGCAAGACCTTTACGATTGCACAGGTGATAGCCAAATTGGGGCGGCCTGCCCTTATCATGGCCCATAACAAGACACTCGCTGCACAGCTGTACGGCGAATTCAAGGAACTTTTCCCGTACAATGCGGTCGAGTTCTTTGTGAGCTACTATGACTATTACCAGCCTGAGGCATATCTTCCCACTACTGATACGTACATAGAAAAAGATGCGCTTATCAATGACGATATAGACAGGCTCAGACACTCTGCAACGCGGGCCGTACTCGAAAGAAGAGATGTTATAGTCGTGGCGTCCGTCTCCTGCATCTACGGCATAGGCTCGCCTCAGGATTACAGGGATATGCACCTTTATCTTGAGGAGAGCATGCAGACAGAAAGGGACGCGGTCCTGGACCGGCTTGTCGAGATCCAGTACAACCGGACAGATATGGACTTCAAACGGGGCAGTTTCAGGGTGCGGGGAGATGTTGTCGAGATCTATCCTTCCTTTGCTCAGGACCGTGCGATCAGGCTGGAGTTCTTCGGCGATACGATCGATGCCATCAGCGAAATAGACCCGCTGAGCGGCAACCGGATACGGAAGATGGAAAAGATCGCACTTTTCCCGAACAGCCACTGGCTTACGCCAAGGGACCGTCTTGAAACTGCGCTGAAAAATATCGAACAGGAGATGAAGGGACAGGTCGAAAAGTTCCTGCAGCAGGGCAAGATCATCGAGGCCCGGAGGATCGAGGAGCGGACGCGCTTTGATATGGAGATGCTGAAGGAGTTCAATTACTGTCACGGCATAGAGAACTATTCCCGCCATTTGAGCGGAAGGGCTGCCGGCGCAGCTCCCTATACCCTGATGCACTATTTTCCTGAGGACTTTCTAATGGTGCTCGATGAATCACACGCGACCGTGCCCCAGATACGCGGTATGTACGAAGGTGACCGGTCGAGAAAGCAGACGCTCATAGATTTTGGTTTCAGGCTGCCGTCCGCACTTGATAACAGGCCTCTGAAGTTCGATGAGTTTGCTGCGAAGGTCGGACAGGCCATTTATGTGTCAGCAACCCCCGCACCATATGAGGTGGAAAAGTCAGGCAGCAGGATCATTGAACAGATCATCCGGCCGACAGGCCTCCTTGACCCGAGGCCCTCTGTGCGTCCGGTATCAGGTCAGGTCCAGGACCTGTTAGGCGAGATACGCACGAGAGCTGAAAAGAACGAGCGGGTGCTGGTGACAACGCTTACCAAAAAGATGGCAGAGGATCTGACCGATTATTATCTCGAACTCGGTGTCAGGACCAGGTATCTGCATTCGGATATTGATACGCTCGAACGGGTCGAGATCATCAGGGATCTGAGACTGGGCAAGTTCGATGTCCTTGTCGGCGTGAACCTCCTGAGGGAAGGGCTGGACCTGCCTGAGGTCTCGCTTGTGGCTATCCTCGATGCTGACAAGGAGGGCTTTCTCAGGTCAGAGCGTTCGCTCATACAGACGACAGGAAGGGCTGCACGGAATGTGAACGGAGAAGTGATATTTTATGCTGACAAGGTGACCGGTTCCATGAAGAAGGCCCTTGATGAAACGAACCGGAGGCGTATGATCCAGGAGGCGCATAACCGAAAAATGGGTATCACGCCTGAAACGATAAAGAGCAGCATCAAGGACATTGCGGCTTCCATTTATGAGGCTGATTATTGGAGCGTGCCGCTGGCCGCAGAGGAAGAGGCTGAATACGGTGTTGACGAGGGAACGCTTAAACGGCTTGATGCAGAGATGAGAGAGGCAGCAAAAAAACTCGATTTCGAACGTGCAGCAGTTATCCGGGACAAGATAAAAGAGATAAAGAAGAAGATGCTGGAGATAGGGGTGAAGAGTTCATAG
- the rpsA gene encoding 30S ribosomal protein S1, which translates to MNSETAKNISPDTNVSNAPREESFAELLAQSSKQTVRFSPGQKMRTRIVSISGDLAFIDLGDKSEGAINLSEFRDKDGNIQVKTGDEFDVFFISVESGLRKFTTLVHGYSAVSLKSIRDAFEAEIPVQGEIKREVKGGFEVLVGDVRCFCPFSQIDLKGGREGGVYLGRTFPFKVLEFEENGRNIILSRRANLEKEKTEKIEKLRETLQVGAEVTGSVRSVMNFGAFVDLGGIDGLIPASELSWVRNEKPSDILSLGQQVTAKILSIDWEKNKLSLSLKAMEPDPWTQIADTYAEGSRVSGKIVRLTPFGAFVNLEPGIDGLIHISNLGAGRRINHPKEVVETGQTVEVYVLAVDKESRKISLSINPRVEPQKITLPEVGETLEGKVEKIMPFGIFVKLKSGLTGLVPNNEMATSQGADHKKMFPEGSEMKVTVVEVDKESNKVKLSRKAAMDMVVKQEYQDYLTESGQTSSSSSSFGTFGDLLKAKLEEKK; encoded by the coding sequence ATGAATTCCGAAACTGCAAAAAACATTTCACCTGATACGAATGTCTCAAATGCTCCCCGGGAAGAGAGCTTTGCAGAACTGCTCGCACAGAGCAGCAAGCAGACGGTCAGATTCTCTCCGGGCCAGAAGATGAGGACCAGGATCGTAAGCATCTCCGGCGATCTTGCCTTCATAGACCTTGGTGACAAGAGCGAAGGGGCTATCAATCTGAGCGAGTTCAGAGACAAGGATGGCAATATACAGGTAAAGACAGGCGATGAGTTTGATGTTTTTTTCATATCTGTTGAAAGCGGCCTGCGAAAGTTCACAACCCTGGTACACGGATATTCAGCCGTGAGCCTTAAAAGCATCCGCGACGCCTTTGAAGCTGAAATACCGGTGCAGGGCGAGATCAAGCGCGAGGTAAAGGGCGGCTTCGAGGTCCTTGTAGGTGATGTCCGGTGCTTCTGCCCCTTTTCGCAGATAGATCTTAAGGGAGGCCGCGAAGGAGGCGTGTATCTCGGCCGCACCTTCCCGTTCAAAGTTCTTGAGTTCGAAGAGAATGGGAGGAACATCATCCTCTCCCGCCGTGCAAACCTCGAAAAGGAAAAAACGGAAAAAATAGAGAAACTCAGAGAAACCCTCCAGGTCGGGGCAGAGGTCACGGGCTCGGTCAGGTCAGTAATGAATTTCGGGGCCTTCGTTGACCTCGGCGGCATTGACGGCCTTATCCCTGCAAGCGAGCTTTCCTGGGTAAGGAACGAAAAGCCTTCCGACATCCTGTCCCTTGGCCAGCAGGTTACAGCAAAGATACTCTCGATCGACTGGGAGAAGAATAAGCTGAGCCTGAGCCTCAAGGCAATGGAACCAGACCCCTGGACACAGATCGCAGACACCTATGCAGAAGGAAGCCGTGTCAGCGGGAAGATCGTTCGTCTCACTCCGTTTGGCGCTTTCGTGAACCTCGAGCCGGGCATTGACGGACTTATTCATATCTCAAACCTCGGCGCAGGCAGAAGGATCAACCATCCAAAGGAGGTGGTAGAGACCGGTCAGACTGTTGAGGTCTATGTCCTCGCGGTTGATAAAGAAAGCAGGAAGATCAGCCTCTCGATAAATCCCCGGGTAGAACCCCAGAAGATCACCCTCCCTGAGGTTGGCGAAACCCTTGAAGGCAAGGTCGAAAAGATCATGCCCTTCGGTATATTCGTAAAGCTCAAGAGCGGCCTGACCGGCCTTGTGCCGAACAATGAGATGGCGACCTCGCAGGGTGCTGACCACAAAAAGATGTTCCCTGAAGGTTCTGAGATGAAGGTGACGGTCGTCGAAGTCGACAAGGAGAGCAACAAGGTCAAGCTCAGCAGAAAGGCTGCCATGGATATGGTCGTAAAGCAGGAATATCAGGATTACCTTACAGAGTCCGGCCAGACGAGCAGTTCTTCGTCCAGCTTCGGAACGTTCGGTGATCTGCTCAAGGCAAAACTGGAAGAAAAGAAGTAG
- a CDS encoding YraN family protein, producing the protein MKDLGKKGEDLAVALCREKGLTIIEQNFRTPFGEIDIIAKDGNVFVFIEVKARAGDAYGAPFEAVTSRKQAKITKVAMSYLKRFRKEMPARFDVISISMKSGKPDIHYIQDAFEV; encoded by the coding sequence ATGAAAGACCTCGGCAAAAAGGGCGAAGACCTTGCAGTGGCTCTCTGCAGGGAAAAAGGGCTTACTATTATTGAGCAGAACTTTCGCACCCCTTTTGGCGAGATCGACATTATCGCAAAGGACGGCAATGTCTTTGTGTTTATTGAAGTAAAAGCACGGGCAGGCGATGCGTACGGCGCTCCGTTCGAGGCAGTAACCAGTCGAAAACAGGCAAAGATCACGAAGGTCGCCATGAGCTACCTGAAGAGATTCAGGAAAGAGATGCCTGCGCGATTCGATGTTATCAGCATCTCGATGAAGAGCGGAAAGCCGGACATTCACTATATTCAGGACGCCTTTGAGGTTTGA